In Serratia marcescens subsp. marcescens ATCC 13880, a single genomic region encodes these proteins:
- a CDS encoding 2OG-Fe(II) oxygenase, with product MSGALAARLAELDWAAIERELDAQGCARLPGVLSQELCRELTALYPQDAHFRSRIVMAKHGFGRGEYRYFAYPLPPPVAEARSLMYARLAPVANRWNALLGLAARYPAEHEAYLAECHRAGQRRPTPLLLRYETGDYNCLHQDLYGERVFPLQVAFLLSAPERDFTGGEFVLTEQRPRMQSRPEVVPLQQGDAVVFAVHHRPVAGMKGYYRVNLRHGVSRIRTGQRHTLGVIFHDAL from the coding sequence ATGAGCGGCGCGCTGGCGGCCCGGCTGGCCGAATTGGACTGGGCGGCGATCGAGCGCGAACTCGATGCGCAGGGCTGCGCGCGGCTGCCCGGCGTGCTCAGCCAAGAGCTGTGCCGCGAGCTGACAGCGCTCTACCCGCAGGATGCGCACTTCCGCAGCCGCATCGTAATGGCGAAGCACGGTTTTGGCCGCGGCGAGTACCGCTATTTCGCCTATCCGCTGCCGCCGCCGGTGGCCGAGGCGCGCAGCCTGATGTATGCACGGCTGGCGCCGGTAGCCAACCGCTGGAACGCCTTGTTGGGCCTGGCGGCGCGTTATCCCGCCGAACACGAAGCCTACCTGGCCGAATGCCACCGGGCCGGCCAACGGCGGCCGACGCCGCTGCTGTTGCGCTACGAAACAGGGGATTACAACTGCCTGCATCAGGATCTGTACGGCGAGCGGGTGTTTCCGCTGCAGGTGGCGTTTTTGCTCTCCGCCCCCGAACGGGATTTCACCGGCGGCGAATTTGTGCTGACCGAACAGCGGCCGCGGATGCAGAGCCGGCCGGAGGTGGTGCCACTGCAGCAGGGCGACGCGGTGGTGTTCGCCGTGCATCACCGGCCGGTGGCGGGAATGAAAGGTTACTATCGGGTCAATCTGCGCCACGGCGTCAGCCGGATACGCACCGGCCAACGCCATACGCTGGGGGTGATCTTTCACGACGCGCTATAG